In Trichomycterus rosablanca isolate fTriRos1 chromosome 5, fTriRos1.hap1, whole genome shotgun sequence, the sequence TCACACTGTGTTAATACTAGACGTCCAGCTTTGTAATGCTGGTCAGTACAGGCTCCGGAGAGCTGGACTTCCTGCTGGTCCACAAAAGTGCCAGCGCCGCTTCCCTAAAGTCCTGGTTTGTGCAGTAGATGATGGGGTTCAGGGTGCAGTCCAGATACGCCATCACTGACGAAAGTGTTCTCAGCCAGTCAGGAGAAGGAGACAGATCGAACTTCCCCAGCAGGATGAGCTAAACAGAAATGGTTTATAATGATTACAGTAATCATAGTAAaccataataaatattaaattgtgacatacaccgatcagccataacattaaaaccacctccttgtttctacactcactgtccattttatcagctccacttactgtagttctacatgctttgttagccccctttcaccctgttcttcaatggtcaggacccccacaggaccaccacagagcaggtattatttaggtggtggatgattctcagcactgcagtgacactgacatggtggtggtgtgttgtgctggtatgagtggatcagacacagcagcgctgctggagtttttaaacacctcactgtcactgctggactgagaatcgtccaccaaccaaagcgtcctgtgaccactgatgaaggtctagaagacgaccgactcaaacagcagcaatagatgagcgatcgtctctgactttacatctacaaggtggaccgactaggtaggagtgtctaatagagtggacagtgagtggacacggtgtttaaaacctccagcagcgttgctgtgtctgattagctcataccagcacaacacacactaacacagaatgatccaccacctaaataatacctgctctgtggtggtcctgaccattgaagaacagcatgtagggaaacagatgaactacagtcagtaattgtagaactacaaagtgcttctatatggtaagtggagctgataaaatggacagtgagtgtagaaacaaggaggtgtgtTAAAGATGTACAAAACTCAACAGTTCTTGTTAAAGAAAATCAGCCTTGGTGAAAGCACAAGAACGTTTGTACGGCCTTGCAGATCGCAGTATTCTTTGTTTACGATGATAAAGTGTCATCACGTTTAGGAACCGATTAGCAGAACCGAAATGTATTTGTTTCCGACCGCAATCTAAGATCATCCACTGCGAACATGTGCAGctatatacattatacagtatatctatcaACTAATGAAGCTTGTCTCACCTCTGACAAAGTAAACGGAGTGTAGCAGACCAGGTAGACTCCGACCACCAGTGGAGTGACCGAGGACAAGTCCATTTTACTACAGACAGGAGAAAGAAGAATAAAAAGGTCAGGAAGCAGCTCCtctttgttgtgtgttttaataTCTTGTGTAGGCTTATATGACTGTGAAAATGCATTGGGCAATGTAATTATAAACCAAGTAAACGaagagtttaaaaacactaaaacgctcCTCTACTGTGAACTCTTGTTTAAGCTCTTCTGGTGCATTGCAtgttgcaatgtcattatgaacaaaGGAAAAGGAAAAGATAAAAACCACTAATCACTCCACTACACACCTGTCTGAGTTtctcttttgtttaaaaagtcaTTCTAAGCAAAGTAATAGAGATTGTTTGAGCTTTAAACGATTGTCTGAGCTAATATGGcacttaaaaagcatgttccaatgtcattattaaatataaaggtaCATTTACAGTTCTCAAAAGTCACTGCTGGTTAGATTTATACCTTATGATGTACAACTAATGGTGAAAAGTTTCACACACTTGTGACAGTCCATATCTACAGTACTTATATTATGGAAATAGATCATGCAACTGTTTTTCTTTTGCTGTCAGTCCATCATGAcaaaaaacactagaactgcTTTTATAGGTTatttgtagggatgtaacgatgcaccacaagacagttaaaaatcgattcacatgtataatgaagcgatattcactttaaacagcagagggcgctgccgctattcacctcgcctggttgacgtcactacagggttgccggGTTCTGAATTttacagccaaatgtatttatgtgaggatacttctCTACTtgatttgtattattaatttatttatatattgtgggatttatttcatttcaggtttttttttacacaaaaagggaaacgtgcagcattgttttgcagtttgtagcgacctcagaaataaaagggcatttattatttagataaataaaagataagcacaaatacagtattttattttattgttttaaagagaaataataaatttcatttcattttgttgaaaaaatctggaaaaaaacatatcatgaacccagtatgcTTTGGTGGTTTAGAGGTATATTACTCTAGCCCACTATCGCTGTGGtctagggtttgaatccccagtggtgctatcatcCGGACAAGCATCtgcaaacagacatgattggctctgtCTAAAGGaggtggattggcatcctgtttaCCCAGTGTCTCTCTAGGGAaaacagacccaccacaaccctgatcaggatgaaccGGGGGTTCATGACAATGaaaggaaataaaacaaacatcccAACCCAGAATATTAAACAGAGTCTAGACAACAAAGTGTCTATAGTGTTTGTATCAAACCTGGTGGAATTCTTGCCATTTGTAACCCAGCTCAGCAGGTGGCAGACAAGGATCATGATCAGTGGCGGGAAGATGCAGAGGCCGAAGGCACTGAGGATGTACACCAGCATGTCCGAGTAACTGCTCTCCCAAAACACGGCACACATCAACTCCGCCGGATCGTACCTGACACCCAGGGTTAAGGACAGACTCCAGTCAGACATGAATAGATGTTCCAGTATGCActtgattctgattctgtttTCTAATCTCACCTGACCCAGTCGTAGATCACGGGCACCACCCCAAACACAGTGCCAGACAACCAGAAAGCCAAGCATGCCACTGTGATGATGGCCGAGAAGCGTCTTCCAGTGGACGCCGGGCCCACATACCTCTGTACACACAGGAGCCCTGTCATACAAACACCGTGTTCAGGTTTACAAAATACAGCCGTACCCTGTAACTCGACGCGCTTTTGTACTCGACGTTTCCCCTAAAGccgtgaatatgagacgaatcgtctgcatcagtgtggaataagcgtcagatccagggttacagctccacatgtatctgtgtttatctggattctcctccctgtttcacttttaaacttgtgttacagctccagcttctgagaaacggtgagaatcagaatcagcttctcccagagacTAAAatgcttctggttgaaaataaagcttaacgtggtttaatgtagtaaaagaaggagacaggagcactaaacttctcttcattattactgctcataagttcctccactaatcacattcctcactggatatttgaatgaaaatggcctctctcgcatcctgtagtcataaaaaatgttccagagctgttaggttttgttttatggagattcttctgtctattatcactggttcctctgaattatgaagtcgttaaagagtctaaagatgaatattgctacatgtaagctaacgctactgcgcactgaattgacatcactagactggaagcctcttaaatttttatttattttttcttttataagcctcttaaataaccgcacgaagcagcgcgattcaccggtgtaacagtggagtgatattcacaagttttactttatatttgtagtagctagctacattgAAGTAGAAAGCAATACTCACTGCTTGCTTTAACAAGCCCTACAAGATGACCTGCACTGAGGCTACACTGCTCAACATGACCTGACTGAAAGTGCTTTTCACCtcttttaatacttttgtaatCATCCCTGAAAAAGGAGGACAAACCACAAAGCGATACGAGCACCACAGCACGCCTTGctttggtgtagttcagtgacgtctaattaatgtgcagtagcattagctttcgtgtagcattattaagtcaactttatttatatagcgctttttacaatagacattgtctcaaagcaactttacaaaatccaggaccaacagatacaaaaaaacccttattattagcattattagtattacgacccttttaaaaacctcgtaattcagaggatacggtgatgtacaggagaaaaatgtacatagaacaaaacgtacagggttctgaacatgtttattcagcacaggatgcgttagagccgattttttttaggaaatcgggcttagacccgggtctccaaatatgggcataacgaggactacagaatgacgctcGAATTCAGTGgtcaataagtcacgttaagcagTTTTGTCGCTTTTCATGTGACTGCGCCGGTACTGAAGGGAATACAATATTCCAAGATCGAGCATCTCCACGGTTtagaagcgtaatgaaacaataaagaagtaaagcttaagtgcaggtttattgtatttcagtgtgtttatattatatttgtgttattttcagtgtttaagtgtcaaaaacaacctcattattttacatgagcctaaaatatctgcagctccatgGGAcaatggacgcattaacaggtttcacaaacatccttatgggaaaaaataccctgaaactcaacgtccttaaaactcgacgccacccccaggcgtttgtttgtttgtttattaggattttaacgtcatgttttacactttggttacactcatgactgacacacggtagttactcaatacacaagattcatcagttctcaaggttatatcaaacacagtcatggacaattttgtatctccaattcacctcacttgcacgtctttggactgtgggaggaaaccggagcacccgggggaaacccacgcagacacggggagaacatgcaaactccacacagaaaggacccagagcgccccacctggggatcgagcccaggaccttcttactgtgaggcaacagtgctacccaccgagccaccgtgccgccccctacTGGCGTAACAGCAAGGAATCAGAATCTatacatacagtcatgtgaaaaaaaacattaaatattcaagtcaggtcaagtcaaatttatttacataGCGCTGTTTACAATACACATCTTCTCAAAACaattttacagaatccaggaccaacagaccgaaaccccctattgagcaagccgagggcgacagtggcaggaaaaactcccttaatattacaggaagaaaccttgaaaggAACCAAACTCCAGCAgagtttttggtttctttgtgcttggttgcgccctcatcttcacaaacagtgcaggttacaaaaggaaaaacgcaaaaatggcgcaaactggctactgatggaTGAaaataacaaaccgcaaatttaAGAAAGAGTGGCtgcatttcatgtcaatcacgttgacctgtttgaatgaggcacgatctaccagcgtgcactgtgcaCCCCTGAATTAGAGGGTGGAACATGCGTGACAGTCCAAGGTCAAGCATAAGCGTAGAAGCTGCCTGGTAGAAATCTTACAGTTGAATTAAATTTGTTCCTAATCACCTGGCCTAGATAATCTAACATGGAGCAGAAACAAAGCTTGCTTGATTGTGGACAGTTTCACCCATGCTCCATAATAAACACTTAGCTGCACTTAGCTCTTACCCACACTTCCGATGGAGGATATAATGAAGGTGAATTTGAAGAGGCTGACCACTTCACACCACGGTGACCTCTGACCCCCGGTCAGGACCGCCAGTAGGGAACCGGTTATGATCAGCGCAGAACAGCAGAGGTCAGACAGAGTGAGACTGGCGAACGGGAGCCAGTAAACACACTGGAACTGTCCTCGACACTGGGAGAAGCAGAGAAATGATCAGtgttatattgttttaaatgttattattattatgtctatctgtatatctgtatgtttgtctatctatctggctgtctgtctatctcactatctatatgtctgtctatctgtctctgtatttctgtctatctatctaatctgtctgtctgtctgactggcTATCTattatctaactgtctgtctgtctatctctctatctatctgtctgtctgtctgtctgtctgcctgcctgcctgtctgtctatctatctatctatctatctatctatctatctatctatctatctatctatctatctatctatctatctatcgtctgtctgtctgtctgtctgcctgcctgcctgcctgcctatctatctatctatctatctatctatctatctatctatctatctatctatctatctatctatctatctatctatctatctatcatctctctgtctgtctatctatcatctatctgtccgtctgtctgtctgtctgtctgtattttgATATGTACTTTATTAGAATCGATCGAGCAGGTTTTGGTATTGTGATGATTTACTATTGAtacttataaatatatatatacaatattagAGTAGAGAATTTCttattaaatctttatttatggAAATatttgagtttgaatcccagctctactacgctgccactgttggacccttgagcagggcccttaaccctcgcgGCTCCACGGGCGCTGTACAATgcctgaccctgcactctgaccccagcttccatatGAGCTGGGATTtgtctcactgtactgtacacatatATAACACATTAATGGGTTCTATTACAGGGTAAATGCTgttataataaaatgataattattCTTACCACCACTTTAACAATCAAGACCATGGCATTTCCCAGGGTTCCTAAAACCATCTCAGTGCTCAGTATGATCACGAGTACCGACTTCTGTATCCTGCTCCACGACTCACTAATGGTGGACACTAATTCTGTTGTGTTAGCAGACAGGTTCACTACAGATGAAGAGCACAAAAAAAGTACATTATAGCGGTGTTAGATTAGTCAGAAGAGTTTTTAGTCAGTATTCACATGCGTGTTTACAGGATAATCAAAgttctgtacatttatttacggcATTTACAGTTTTTATGACTGAATATTTTGCAAGTGATTGAGGGTTGGGTGCTCAGCTACCACTTCACAACatcattactattactattaaataatatttatattatcaaACATGCTATTATTTTCTGTTTACGTATAtttgattgttttatttataacattaggCTACTTACTTCTTGAAGAAGCCGTCTGGAGGTCCATGATAAAAACAGCAGTGACGTTAAGCGTTTTAAAAAggaacaaaaacatgcacacGTTTACACAGGTGATATAAACCCATCCCCTGTCTTTAATTAAACTACTACTGCTTCATTAAGCCTCACCTAAAAGTCCTTATTCTGctgtttctctctcacacacacacgtctctgACGTCTATGGGCACTGATGACCTGGGTTCTAGGACCCATAATAGAAAGTCCACATCATTTTGATTTACTCTCTATAATTAGACGTTCACATAGACATTTGCATCACAATGTACACTGTAAACGTATAAATATCACTTTTAATcactaaaatgatttaaatggtTTAATACTTGAAAAACTTacgataaaataaaaaatattgataCTTTAGTGAAGATTGAGCTTTAAATGATTGCAAAacacataacaataacaaataaaaaaaggaaataacaGTCATTAAACAAACATAAAGAATACAATATTAAATACACCAAAAAAATGATAATTTACAGGGGGCACTCAGGCTCACTGTGGTAAATTACGCCAGCTCACTACTGCTGGGGACCAGGGTTCGAATTCCCAGTGGTGCTACCGgccagtcaggcgtctacataaaGACATGTTTGGCTATGTCAAAGGAGGGTGGGATGCAGATAGGGAT encodes:
- the si:dkey-9i23.8 gene encoding beta-1 adrenergic receptor, translating into MNLSANTTELVSTISESWSRIQKSVLVIILSTEMVLGTLGNAMVLIVKVVCRGQFQCVYWLPFASLTLSDLCCSALIITGSLLAVLTGGQRSPWCEVVSLFKFTFIISSIGSVGLLCVQRYVGPASTGRRFSAIITVACLAFWLSGTVFGVVPVIYDWVRYDPAELMCAVFWESSYSDMLVYILSAFGLCIFPPLIMILVCHLLSWVTNGKNSTSKMDLSSVTPLVVGVYLVCYTPFTLSELILLGKFDLSPSPDWLRTLSSVMAYLDCTLNPIIYCTNQDFREAALALLWTSRKSSSPEPVLTSITKLDV